One genomic region from uncultured Cohaesibacter sp. encodes:
- a CDS encoding DUF2793 domain-containing protein encodes MSATALLALPFIAANQNQKHVTHNEALRMLDALVQLSVLDRDLTAPPEDPSEGARYIVADGASDAWAGWDGSIAAYQDGAWIEFVPLTGWLAWLEDESTLLMYDGADWSDFLTESVGVALAGGLFDMIGINATADATNRLALSSAASLFNHAGNGHQIKVNKAAETDTNSLLFQTNWSGRAEMGCAGEDDWSIKVSADGASWLTALSIDSATGLLKGLNWVGDVVDGELGAVIESGTNTNGTYVRFADGLQICTSLVTSSASTYVIWTYPAEFYGAAENVMMGARGLTPYHAQPNGSGSTSTIAVNCWDLSGTRVETDITVFAIGRWK; translated from the coding sequence ATGTCTGCTACAGCACTCTTGGCTTTGCCGTTTATCGCAGCCAATCAGAATCAGAAACACGTTACCCATAACGAAGCCTTGCGGATGTTGGACGCGCTTGTGCAGCTATCCGTATTGGATCGCGATTTGACAGCACCGCCTGAAGATCCAAGCGAAGGCGCGCGCTATATCGTGGCCGATGGGGCAAGTGATGCATGGGCTGGATGGGATGGCAGCATCGCAGCTTATCAAGATGGGGCATGGATTGAGTTTGTGCCTTTGACCGGTTGGCTTGCGTGGTTGGAAGATGAAAGCACGCTGCTTATGTATGACGGGGCGGACTGGTCGGATTTTTTAACGGAAAGCGTCGGTGTTGCTCTGGCCGGTGGTCTCTTTGACATGATCGGGATCAACGCCACGGCGGACGCAACCAACCGGCTTGCTCTTTCCTCGGCGGCGAGCCTTTTCAACCATGCCGGAAACGGTCACCAAATCAAGGTCAACAAAGCGGCGGAAACGGACACAAACAGTCTGTTGTTTCAAACAAACTGGTCAGGCCGTGCGGAAATGGGCTGCGCTGGTGAGGATGACTGGTCCATCAAGGTTAGCGCGGACGGGGCAAGCTGGCTTACGGCTCTTTCTATCGATAGCGCAACGGGCCTTTTGAAAGGCCTTAATTGGGTTGGTGATGTTGTTGACGGTGAGCTTGGGGCTGTCATTGAAAGCGGAACCAACACAAATGGAACCTATGTACGCTTTGCTGATGGGTTGCAAATCTGCACGTCTTTGGTGACCTCAAGTGCAAGCACTTATGTCATTTGGACCTATCCGGCTGAATTCTATGGCGCGGCGGAAAATGTGATGATGGGAGCGCGGGGCTTAACACCTTATCACGCGCAGCCCAACGGCTCGGGCTCAACGTCAACCATTGCCGTGAATTGTTGGGATCTGAGCGGCACGCGCGTTGAAACTGACATTACCGTTTTTGCAATTGGGCGTTGGAAATAG
- a CDS encoding TIGR02594 family protein, which yields MSKREIKAIQKALKAKGFYSGAIDGLRGRLTDRAIIDFKRSIGYRARSYVGPLTKAALFDGRVDMVTAGRTKREKAIAALDEPKWLQVARSYLGLREYKGNRHNPKILEWWLKIRMPFTDDETPWCAGFVGGVLEECGIRSTRSAGARSYLWQNWGLRLSGPCVGAVVVFWRGSKTGSKGHVGFVVGRDQHGNLMVIGGNQGDAVTIRPFSTDRVLSYHWPEDDIPYSGGGFDSLPLVNSDGTLSTNEA from the coding sequence ATGTCTAAAAGGGAAATCAAGGCCATCCAGAAGGCACTCAAGGCAAAGGGCTTTTATAGCGGGGCTATCGACGGATTGCGCGGGCGGCTGACTGACAGAGCAATCATCGATTTCAAGCGCTCTATTGGCTATCGGGCGCGCTCTTATGTGGGGCCACTCACAAAGGCCGCTCTGTTTGACGGGCGCGTCGACATGGTGACTGCAGGCCGGACCAAACGAGAAAAGGCCATTGCGGCGCTGGATGAACCAAAGTGGCTTCAGGTGGCGCGCTCTTATCTGGGCTTGCGCGAATATAAGGGCAACCGGCATAACCCTAAAATTCTGGAATGGTGGCTTAAAATCCGCATGCCTTTCACCGATGACGAAACCCCATGGTGTGCGGGCTTTGTTGGCGGGGTGCTGGAAGAATGCGGGATCCGCTCGACCAGATCGGCGGGCGCACGCTCTTACCTTTGGCAAAATTGGGGCTTGCGGCTGAGTGGGCCTTGTGTGGGCGCTGTGGTGGTGTTCTGGCGGGGAAGCAAGACAGGCTCAAAGGGGCATGTTGGTTTTGTGGTCGGGCGTGATCAGCATGGCAATCTGATGGTGATCGGCGGCAACCAAGGGGACGCGGTGACAATCCGGCCATTCTCGACAGACCGCGTCTTGTCCTATCATTGGCCTGAAGATGATATCCCATATAGTGGGGGCGGCTTTGATAGTTTGCCGCTTGTCAACTCGGATGGAACGCTTTCAACCAACGAAGCGTAA
- a CDS encoding Ppx/GppA phosphatase family protein, with translation MVSQERQNAQPEAKHSHETDEFRSMQGKRAPEVSSDNGNASGKQTGRSQSETDHGESDRDRSSGHLNQSRKSSRRKRRGGRGNDASRVPSGAGQRSEVKSTPTPAHGIKAADQVSSVNKADGAKKDLNGAKGAKSVPHSAPKSQSRPHQATHSHAPHYASGGEPYAALDLGTNNCRLLVAEPYGQSFRVVDAFSRIVRLGEGLSQSGRLSEEAQDRAIAALKVCQSKLSYRSVKRFRLIATEACRRAANGGAFLHRVQRETGLRLEIVDRETEARLAVSGCASLVHPEADGVVLFDIGGGSSEIVWLDLDPLSEEGVVHPGEKRNRQTRRAMRHLSERIRCWASLQVGVVTLSEKHGGKVVTRAHFETMVEEVRGMLGDFEERDALAKAIETKHIHMLGTSGTVTTLAGVHLGLERYDRRQVDGTWLTATELRDMIGRVLDMNFQERMNNPCIGADRADLVLAGCAILEAFHREWPCSQLRVADRGLREGILMEMMIDDGVWNPQSNQAGKKTSGKKKRSRRRGSRGHRGGHGRAKTT, from the coding sequence ATGGTTTCGCAAGAGCGCCAGAATGCGCAGCCAGAGGCTAAACACTCCCATGAAACGGATGAATTCCGTTCCATGCAAGGGAAACGTGCGCCCGAAGTTTCATCCGACAATGGGAATGCTTCAGGAAAACAGACCGGTCGTTCGCAATCCGAAACGGATCATGGCGAGAGCGACCGTGATCGATCGTCTGGTCACCTCAATCAGAGCCGCAAATCCTCTCGACGCAAAAGACGCGGGGGGCGGGGCAATGATGCGTCCAGGGTGCCCAGTGGAGCAGGTCAGCGTAGTGAGGTAAAGTCCACTCCGACGCCCGCTCATGGAATTAAAGCGGCTGATCAAGTTTCTAGCGTCAACAAGGCCGATGGGGCAAAGAAAGACCTGAATGGGGCAAAAGGTGCAAAGTCTGTGCCTCACTCCGCGCCGAAATCCCAGTCAAGACCGCATCAGGCGACGCACTCCCATGCTCCTCACTATGCCAGTGGCGGCGAACCATATGCTGCATTGGATCTGGGCACGAATAACTGCCGCTTGCTCGTGGCTGAGCCTTATGGCCAAAGCTTCCGCGTGGTGGATGCCTTCTCGCGTATCGTGCGCTTGGGGGAAGGGCTGTCTCAATCCGGCCGGTTGAGTGAAGAGGCGCAGGACCGGGCCATAGCCGCGTTGAAAGTTTGCCAGTCCAAGCTTAGCTATCGCTCCGTCAAACGGTTCCGATTGATCGCCACTGAAGCCTGTCGGCGAGCAGCGAATGGTGGAGCTTTCCTTCATCGCGTGCAGCGTGAAACGGGGTTGCGTCTGGAGATCGTGGATCGGGAAACAGAGGCGCGTCTGGCTGTTTCCGGCTGCGCATCACTGGTTCATCCGGAAGCTGATGGCGTTGTGCTGTTTGATATCGGAGGCGGATCGTCTGAAATCGTCTGGCTGGATCTTGATCCGCTGTCAGAAGAGGGCGTTGTGCATCCTGGCGAAAAACGCAATCGACAGACGCGCCGCGCCATGCGGCATCTGTCAGAGCGTATACGCTGCTGGGCTTCGCTTCAGGTTGGCGTTGTCACCTTGTCGGAGAAGCACGGTGGTAAAGTCGTTACCCGTGCCCACTTTGAAACCATGGTGGAAGAAGTGCGCGGCATGCTGGGGGATTTCGAAGAGCGTGATGCACTTGCGAAGGCCATCGAAACCAAGCATATCCATATGCTCGGCACATCGGGCACAGTGACCACACTGGCCGGGGTGCATTTGGGGCTTGAGCGCTATGATCGCAGGCAGGTTGATGGCACATGGCTGACGGCAACCGAATTGCGGGATATGATCGGACGCGTGCTCGACATGAATTTCCAGGAACGGATGAATAACCCTTGCATCGGTGCTGATCGCGCCGATCTGGTTTTGGCAGGTTGTGCCATTCTTGAAGCCTTTCACAGGGAATGGCCCTGTTCGCAGCTGCGCGTTGCCGACAGAGGCTTGCGCGAGGGCATTCTGATGGAAATGATGATTGATGATGGCGTCTGGAACCCACAATCCAATCAGGCCGGCAAGAAGACATCGGGCAAGAAAAAGCGTTCACGCCGCAGGGGAAGCCGGGGGCATCGTGGCGGGCATGGGCGTGCCAAGACTACATGA
- a CDS encoding RlmE family RNA methyltransferase, protein MAKKSGGGEGRDSRGHRVEKVRVKTARGRKSSSTRWLQRQLNDPYVQRAKLEGFRSRSTFKLIEMDDRFQFLKPGMRVVDLGCAPGGWCDIAARRVQSNSDNPLVVGIDYLGMDPLPGVTVLLKDFLDDDAPQMLMDALGGHKPDIVLSDMAAPTTGHQQTDHLRTVHLFEVAALFAKENLKPGGVFLSKVFKGGTEHEMLAELKRDYQSIAHIKPPASRKESPEMYVFAKGFRGQSAQDDEE, encoded by the coding sequence ATGGCTAAAAAATCCGGCGGTGGAGAGGGGCGTGACAGCCGCGGCCACCGCGTTGAAAAGGTAAGGGTCAAAACGGCCCGTGGGCGCAAAAGCTCTTCCACACGCTGGTTGCAACGCCAGCTGAACGACCCTTATGTGCAGCGCGCCAAGCTGGAGGGCTTCCGGTCGCGCTCGACCTTTAAATTGATCGAAATGGATGACCGCTTCCAGTTTCTGAAACCGGGCATGCGGGTGGTTGACCTTGGCTGTGCGCCGGGCGGATGGTGCGACATCGCTGCGCGCAGGGTGCAGTCCAACAGCGACAACCCACTGGTGGTGGGTATCGACTATCTGGGTATGGATCCTCTGCCAGGTGTGACCGTGCTGCTTAAAGACTTTCTGGATGATGATGCTCCACAGATGCTGATGGATGCGCTGGGGGGGCACAAGCCCGATATCGTCCTTTCGGACATGGCCGCGCCAACGACGGGCCACCAACAGACAGACCATCTGCGCACCGTGCATCTGTTTGAAGTTGCAGCCCTGTTTGCCAAGGAAAACCTCAAACCGGGCGGCGTATTTCTTTCCAAGGTATTCAAGGGTGGCACCGAGCATGAAATGCTCGCCGAGTTGAAGAGGGACTATCAGTCCATCGCTCATATCAAGCCACCGGCAAGCCGCAAGGAAAGCCCTGAAATGTATGTGTTTGCCAAGGGCTTTCGTGGTCAATCCGCACAGGATGACGAGGAATAG
- a CDS encoding GNAT family N-acetyltransferase — protein MDVEIKPFAKEKGDALCAFLKQCWLDTYINEVGRCATEGLIRSMLEDGIHSLVPGRDEKAYLASIGARLVGSIICAHRHHFLYVWGLYVAEDMQRRGLGCGLLDRAMMGLHVDTIVEVSVLQASKKARAFYGKLGFRQVGEAHHDMGAGNPVASLILQAPVAHIRQIACS, from the coding sequence ATGGATGTGGAGATCAAGCCGTTTGCGAAGGAGAAAGGAGACGCACTTTGCGCCTTTCTCAAGCAATGCTGGCTTGATACCTACATCAATGAAGTGGGGCGCTGTGCGACGGAAGGGCTGATCCGCAGCATGCTGGAAGATGGTATTCACTCGCTCGTGCCCGGGCGGGATGAAAAAGCCTATCTCGCCTCTATCGGAGCCCGGCTCGTTGGTTCCATCATCTGTGCCCATCGGCATCATTTTCTCTATGTCTGGGGGCTTTATGTGGCTGAGGACATGCAAAGGCGCGGCTTGGGCTGCGGCCTGCTCGATCGCGCCATGATGGGGCTACACGTTGATACGATTGTCGAAGTGAGCGTGTTGCAGGCGAGCAAAAAGGCAAGAGCTTTTTACGGCAAGCTTGGTTTTCGTCAGGTGGGTGAAGCGCACCATGATATGGGAGCGGGAAATCCGGTTGCTTCTCTCATTCTGCAAGCTCCGGTCGCTCATATCCGGCAAATTGCCTGCAGCTGA
- the hemH gene encoding ferrochelatase, translating into MNENWPENHPAVAFGKIGILLVNLGTPDGTDYKSMRRYLKEFLSDQRVIEEPRWKWWPILNGIILQTRPQKSGKAYASIWNNEKNEGPLLTITRSQSEKLSERLASMTLARPVEVDYAMRYGKPSIKSKITALAEKGCERLLVLPLYPQYAAATTATVNDVVFDVLKEMRWQPALRTLPPYHDNPAYIEALATSLKNSLSRLDFEPEVILASYHGIPKRYFENGDPYHCHCMKSSRLVREAMGWSKDYMRTTFQSRFGPEEWLQPYTDKTVESLAQSGVKRIAIYNPGFSADCLETLEEIDGENREIFMEHGGEKFAHLPCLNDSEEGMDMLASLTINELQGWI; encoded by the coding sequence ATGAATGAGAATTGGCCCGAGAATCACCCCGCTGTTGCGTTCGGCAAAATCGGCATCCTGCTAGTCAATCTCGGCACACCCGATGGCACTGATTACAAATCAATGCGTCGATATCTTAAGGAATTCCTCTCGGATCAACGCGTGATCGAAGAACCCAGATGGAAATGGTGGCCTATTTTGAATGGCATCATTCTACAGACGCGACCGCAAAAGTCTGGCAAAGCCTATGCCTCCATCTGGAACAATGAGAAAAATGAAGGGCCTCTTCTAACCATCACCCGCAGTCAGAGTGAAAAATTGTCAGAGCGCTTGGCCTCTATGACGTTGGCCCGGCCGGTGGAAGTGGATTATGCCATGCGCTACGGCAAGCCTTCGATCAAATCGAAGATCACGGCGCTGGCCGAGAAGGGGTGCGAGCGTCTTCTTGTTTTGCCGCTCTATCCGCAATATGCCGCAGCAACTACGGCCACGGTCAATGATGTGGTGTTTGATGTGCTCAAGGAAATGCGCTGGCAGCCGGCTCTGCGCACCTTGCCGCCATATCACGACAATCCCGCCTATATCGAAGCGCTGGCGACCTCGCTCAAGAACAGCCTGTCCAGGCTCGATTTCGAGCCGGAGGTTATTCTTGCCTCCTATCACGGGATTCCAAAGCGATATTTTGAAAATGGCGATCCATACCATTGTCATTGCATGAAGAGTTCCCGCCTTGTACGCGAGGCTATGGGATGGTCCAAGGACTATATGCGCACCACATTCCAGTCCCGCTTCGGACCGGAAGAGTGGTTGCAACCTTACACGGACAAGACTGTCGAGAGCCTAGCCCAGTCCGGTGTCAAGCGCATTGCAATTTACAATCCGGGCTTTTCAGCTGATTGTCTTGAAACACTCGAAGAGATCGATGGCGAAAATCGCGAGATCTTCATGGAGCATGGTGGCGAGAAATTTGCCCATCTGCCGTGCCTGAATGACAGCGAAGAAGGCATGGACATGTTGGCGAGTCTGACGATCAACGAACTTCAGGGCTGGATCTGA
- a CDS encoding DUF2793 domain-containing protein produces MEQTTNLALPYIVGNQNQKHITHNEALRMLDALVQLSVADRDLSAPPDEPSDGARYIVADGASDAWNGWDGSIAAYLDGAWTELQPLAGWLAWLEDESKLLCFDGTDWSDFIISGVGSALANGSFDKLGINATADATNRLALSAGASLFNHAGNGHQIKVNKAAASDTNSLLFQTNWSGRAEMGCAGDDDWSVKVSADGSSWTTALQVDASSGLLSATNWVGSVSNTGVGAILESGSNANGTYVRFADGLQICTSLVTSSDSTFIIWTYPAEFSSAAENVMMTARGLTPYHAQPNGSGSASTIAVNCWDLDGNRVETDVTVFAIGRWV; encoded by the coding sequence ATGGAGCAGACAACAAACCTAGCCTTGCCCTATATCGTGGGCAATCAGAACCAGAAACACATCACCCACAACGAAGCTCTGCGGATGCTGGATGCGCTCGTGCAGCTCTCTGTTGCAGATCGGGATCTCTCTGCACCGCCAGATGAGCCTAGCGATGGTGCGCGCTATATCGTGGCTGATGGCGCCAGCGATGCCTGGAATGGATGGGATGGCAGCATTGCAGCCTATCTCGATGGGGCATGGACCGAACTGCAACCGCTGGCCGGCTGGCTCGCCTGGCTTGAAGATGAGAGCAAACTGCTCTGTTTTGACGGCACAGACTGGTCAGATTTCATTATCTCTGGAGTCGGCAGCGCTCTGGCAAACGGATCATTCGACAAACTTGGTATCAATGCCACTGCCGATGCAACAAACAGGCTTGCGCTTTCAGCTGGCGCCAGCCTGTTCAACCATGCCGGAAATGGCCATCAGATCAAGGTCAACAAGGCGGCTGCCAGCGATACAAACAGTTTGCTGTTCCAGACAAACTGGTCCGGACGCGCAGAAATGGGCTGTGCGGGCGATGATGACTGGTCCGTCAAGGTCAGTGCCGACGGCAGCTCCTGGACAACAGCATTGCAGGTAGATGCAAGCAGTGGGCTTCTGTCCGCCACCAATTGGGTTGGTAGCGTCTCGAACACAGGGGTGGGGGCCATCCTTGAAAGCGGAAGCAACGCGAACGGTACTTATGTACGCTTTGCCGATGGTTTGCAGATTTGTACGTCTCTGGTCACGTCAAGCGACAGCACCTTTATCATCTGGACCTATCCGGCGGAATTTTCTAGCGCTGCGGAAAATGTCATGATGACGGCGCGCGGTCTCACACCCTATCATGCCCAGCCCAACGGATCTGGGTCTGCCTCAACCATCGCCGTGAATTGCTGGGATCTTGACGGCAATCGCGTTGAAACCGACGTCACTGTTTTTGCGATCGGTCGCTGGGTTTAA
- a CDS encoding TIGR00730 family Rossman fold protein, giving the protein MQSNSPQHDQTNTNDLLAYEDVNFLRREELRGARLELEFTKADLGMRDHGILSTVVVFGSARLKEDHPYYQQAQELGRIVSERGGALNPTNGTHHNVICTGGGPGIMEAANRGAHDAGAKNIGLNIVLPHEQHINPYVTPGLSFQFQYFALRKMHFAMRANALVAFPGGFGTLDELFDILTLKQTGKASGMPIILLGKAFWENLINFDILIEHGTISPKDVDHIIIVDTPEEAWQVMVDHGLQTSLPTKAV; this is encoded by the coding sequence ATGCAATCAAATTCACCTCAACATGATCAAACCAATACCAATGACCTGCTCGCCTATGAAGACGTCAACTTCCTGCGCCGCGAAGAATTGCGCGGAGCGCGCCTCGAGCTTGAATTCACCAAGGCCGACCTTGGCATGCGGGATCATGGCATCTTGTCAACTGTGGTGGTGTTTGGCAGTGCCCGACTGAAAGAGGATCATCCATACTATCAGCAGGCGCAGGAACTGGGCCGCATCGTTTCCGAGCGCGGTGGTGCGCTTAATCCGACCAACGGCACGCATCACAACGTGATCTGTACCGGCGGCGGCCCCGGTATCATGGAGGCAGCCAACCGCGGTGCTCATGATGCTGGCGCCAAGAATATCGGCCTTAATATCGTGTTGCCACACGAGCAGCATATCAATCCCTATGTCACACCGGGCCTCAGCTTCCAATTCCAGTATTTCGCCCTGCGCAAGATGCATTTTGCCATGCGGGCCAATGCTCTGGTGGCCTTCCCGGGCGGGTTCGGCACGCTCGACGAGCTGTTTGATATCCTGACTCTCAAGCAAACCGGCAAGGCCTCTGGCATGCCCATCATTCTACTTGGCAAGGCATTCTGGGAGAATCTCATCAATTTCGACATCCTGATCGAGCATGGCACGATCTCGCCCAAGGATGTAGACCATATCATCATCGTTGATACCCCAGAAGAGGCGTGGCAGGTGATGGTGGATCATGGGCTTCAAACCTCCTTGCCAACCAAAGCTGTTTGA
- a CDS encoding MBL fold metallo-hydrolase, protein MDVRLKFCGAAGIVTGSCYLVQTAGHKFLVDCGMFQGTKTVRSLNYDGFPFDPAEIDFVLLTHAHIDHSGLLPKLYKQGFNGPTYMTEPTKDLLAAMLPDSGHIQEMDVMNLNRRNARRGKPQIEPIYTQEDAQACQDYFEPVPFEEWMTIEGIQAKFWNAGHILGSSSIALEIPSDDPDEKSLRLLFSGDLGPDHKLFYPDPAASSDYDYVISESTYGGRNRPDVTPDEKRQILLEEIQLGLKDNGLLLIPSFAVERTQELLADILILQHTGQLHDVPVFLDSPLAIKATEVFVKHAGDLEDIENFVDKLDTSRIHFTQSVEESKGLNRIKSGAIIMAGSGMCDAGRIRHHIKNHMWRTNTTLLLVGFQAEGSLGRLLSNGAKKVRIQGEEIRIRGKVRQLETYSGHADGDELIEWILERQPIRHGLFLCHGEQQASEALKADLIAKGLPEKMITVPAIDDEVSLKVEGVAEYAPNIKHRVQQCDVCGWDAHNEFAELQIDLKEAFDKLADEKARRALARRIKRALEAAE, encoded by the coding sequence ATGGATGTAAGGCTCAAATTCTGTGGTGCTGCGGGCATTGTCACCGGCTCATGCTATCTTGTGCAGACGGCGGGACACAAGTTTCTGGTCGATTGCGGCATGTTTCAGGGCACAAAAACCGTCCGGTCTCTCAATTATGACGGCTTCCCCTTCGATCCGGCAGAAATCGATTTTGTTTTGCTAACCCACGCCCATATCGATCATTCCGGCTTGCTGCCCAAACTCTATAAGCAAGGGTTCAATGGCCCCACCTACATGACCGAGCCGACCAAGGATCTGTTGGCCGCGATGCTGCCTGACAGTGGCCATATCCAGGAAATGGATGTGATGAACCTTAATCGTCGCAATGCGCGGCGTGGCAAGCCGCAGATCGAGCCCATCTATACGCAGGAGGACGCGCAGGCCTGTCAGGACTATTTCGAGCCGGTACCCTTTGAGGAATGGATGACGATCGAAGGCATCCAGGCCAAATTCTGGAACGCGGGCCATATTCTGGGATCTTCATCCATCGCATTGGAAATTCCGTCCGACGATCCTGATGAGAAAAGCCTGCGTTTGCTCTTCTCTGGCGATCTGGGGCCAGATCACAAGCTGTTCTATCCCGATCCGGCCGCGTCGAGCGACTATGACTATGTGATTTCCGAGAGCACCTATGGCGGGCGCAATCGCCCGGATGTCACGCCGGACGAAAAGCGCCAGATCCTGCTGGAAGAGATTCAGCTTGGCCTCAAGGATAACGGGCTGTTGCTGATCCCGTCCTTCGCCGTTGAGCGCACGCAAGAGCTACTCGCCGATATTCTCATTCTGCAGCATACCGGGCAATTGCATGATGTGCCGGTGTTCCTCGATAGCCCGCTGGCGATCAAGGCAACGGAGGTGTTCGTCAAGCACGCCGGGGATCTGGAAGATATCGAGAATTTCGTCGACAAGCTCGACACATCGCGTATTCACTTCACCCAGAGCGTGGAAGAGAGCAAGGGACTGAACCGCATCAAGTCCGGCGCGATCATCATGGCCGGTAGCGGCATGTGTGATGCCGGGCGCATCCGCCACCATATCAAGAACCATATGTGGCGAACCAACACCACGCTGTTGCTGGTTGGCTTTCAGGCCGAAGGTTCCCTCGGACGCTTGCTGAGCAACGGGGCCAAAAAGGTCCGCATTCAGGGCGAGGAAATCCGCATCCGTGGCAAGGTCCGTCAGCTGGAAACCTATTCCGGCCACGCTGATGGCGATGAACTGATCGAGTGGATTTTGGAGCGCCAACCTATCCGCCACGGATTGTTTCTGTGTCATGGCGAACAACAGGCATCAGAGGCTCTTAAAGCCGATCTGATCGCCAAGGGGCTGCCGGAGAAGATGATCACCGTGCCTGCCATTGATGACGAAGTGAGCTTGAAGGTCGAAGGTGTGGCCGAATATGCACCGAATATCAAGCATCGTGTCCAACAGTGTGACGTCTGTGGTTGGGACGCTCATAACGAGTTTGCCGAGCTTCAGATTGATCTTAAGGAAGCCTTCGACAAGCTCGCCGATGAAAAAGCGCGCAGGGCCTTGGCGCGCCGCATCAAGCGGGCATTGGAAGCGGCTGAATAG
- the gph gene encoding phosphoglycolate phosphatase (PGP is an essential enzyme in the glycolate salvage pathway in higher organisms (photorespiration in plants). Phosphoglycolate results from the oxidase activity of RubisCO in the Calvin cycle when concentrations of carbon dioxide are low relative to oxygen. This enzyme is a member of the Haloacid Dehalogenase (HAD) superfamily of aspartate-nucleophile hydrolase enzymes (PF00702).), producing MKAIVFDLDGTLVDSVPDLYATANKMLDAHGYGPLELAQVRSFVGNGVPVLVEKICKAAELPFDDSNREAIIGEYLTTYDLVLEDKNTQPFPGVRACLEGLKAKGLVLGLCTNKPEAPTRIILQDLDFEHFFSKVIGGDTLPQRKPSPEPLWVSYEGFDLKDCLFVGDSEVDAATAAAAGVDCALYADGYRQTPLDELPHAFSFTDFSQLLAYVESKL from the coding sequence ATGAAAGCGATTGTATTCGATTTGGATGGCACACTGGTCGATAGCGTGCCTGATCTTTACGCCACGGCCAACAAAATGCTTGATGCGCATGGATATGGGCCATTGGAGCTGGCACAAGTCCGCTCATTTGTCGGCAATGGCGTTCCGGTACTGGTGGAGAAGATTTGCAAGGCTGCAGAGCTACCTTTTGACGACAGCAATCGCGAGGCAATCATTGGCGAATATCTGACCACTTATGATCTGGTGCTCGAAGACAAGAATACCCAGCCCTTTCCCGGTGTTCGCGCCTGTCTTGAAGGCCTCAAAGCCAAGGGCCTGGTGCTTGGCCTTTGCACCAACAAGCCCGAAGCGCCAACCCGGATCATCCTTCAGGATCTAGATTTCGAGCATTTCTTCTCAAAGGTCATTGGCGGCGATACCTTGCCCCAGCGCAAGCCCTCTCCCGAGCCTCTCTGGGTCAGCTATGAAGGGTTTGATCTGAAAGATTGCCTGTTTGTTGGGGACAGCGAAGTGGATGCGGCTACCGCCGCAGCCGCCGGTGTTGACTGTGCGCTTTATGCTGATGGCTATCGCCAGACACCTCTGGATGAGCTCCCCCATGCCTTTAGCTTTACGGACTTTTCCCAGCTTCTGGCTTATGTCGAAAGCAAGCTCTAA